From Oikeobacillus pervagus:
AGGGCTGTAACAACATTCTACTTTGTTAGAAAGGTGCGCTGTATACTCACTTACCAATTTATCGAACAAATTGTCCTGTGTTAAATGCTTTCCCCTTCACTTCCAAGAGAATGTGACTATCTATGCTACAGCTGTACTTTTTATTCTAATGCTGCCGCGCCACCAACAATTTCAGTAATTTCCTGAGTAATGGCTGCTTGGCGAGCTCGGTTATATGAAAGTGTAAGATTATCGATAAGCTCTTTCGCATTATCTGTTGCATTTTTCATTGCTGTCATCCGTGATGCATGTTCACTTGCTTTTCCGTCAAGAAGTGCACCATAAATGAGACTTTCAGCATATTGAGGAAGTAAAATTTCTAAAATTTCCTCTGCAGAAGGTTCGTATTCATAGGAAATCAATTTATGTGATCCTGAAATATCAGTTAATGGCAAAACTTTTTTCGCTGTTACTTCATGCTCGATTGCACTTATAAAATGGTTGTAATACATGTATAACTCATCATAAGTACCATCTGAAAACATATTAACTGCCTTATTCGCTAAACTCTTAATATTAGCGAAATTCGGTTGATCTGGAACACCTACGATATCTAATACAACATTCATGCCTTTATGCTTGAAAAAATCACGTCCATTACGCCCAATTGCAATAATGGCATATTCATCTTTTGATTTATGACGTTCTTGAATTGTTTTTAAAACAAGGCGAAGAACGTTACTATTATAAGCCCCCGCCAAACCGCGGTCAGAGGTAATGACCAAATAACCGGTTTTTTTAACGGGGCGGGAGACTAGCATCGGATGTGTAACGTCTTTGCTTCCAAGAGCGATGCTCGTAACTACTTCTTGTATTTTTTCCATATACGGAACAAATGATTTGGCATTCGTTTCCGCACGGTTAAATTTCGCAGCAGAAACCATTTCCATCGCTTTTGTAATTTGACTTGTTTTTTTAGTTGAAGTTATTCGAGTTTTTATATCACGTAACGATGCCACTGGTCTTCACCACCCTTTTTAGAAAGATATGATCGGTATTTTAAAAACCTTTCATGTAGCTTCAGGCACTGTTCAGCTCGAAATAACGAGCTCGATGTAGTGCCCTATGCCTTTTCCTATTTATCAGAACATCTCTTATGCAAAAGTCTTTTTGAACTCATTGATTGCTGCTGCCATATCTTCATCAGCAGGCAAGTTCTTAGTTGTTCTAATATGTTCTAACAATTGGGTATGATTATTGTCTAACCAGCTTAAGAATTGATCTTCAAAACGACGAACATCCTCAACGGCAATATCATCTAAATGTCCTTTTGTTAATGCATAAAGGATCATAACTTGTTTTTCTACTTTAAGTGGTTTGTTTAGGTC
This genomic window contains:
- a CDS encoding F0F1 ATP synthase subunit gamma produces the protein MASLRDIKTRITSTKKTSQITKAMEMVSAAKFNRAETNAKSFVPYMEKIQEVVTSIALGSKDVTHPMLVSRPVKKTGYLVITSDRGLAGAYNSNVLRLVLKTIQERHKSKDEYAIIAIGRNGRDFFKHKGMNVVLDIVGVPDQPNFANIKSLANKAVNMFSDGTYDELYMYYNHFISAIEHEVTAKKVLPLTDISGSHKLISYEYEPSAEEILEILLPQYAESLIYGALLDGKASEHASRMTAMKNATDNAKELIDNLTLSYNRARQAAITQEITEIVGGAAALE